One window of the Aptenodytes patagonicus chromosome 17, bAptPat1.pri.cur, whole genome shotgun sequence genome contains the following:
- the LHX1 gene encoding LIM/homeobox protein Lhx1 (The sequence of the model RefSeq protein was modified relative to this genomic sequence to represent the inferred CDS: added 58 bases not found in genome assembly), which yields MVHCAGCKRPILDRFLLNVLDRAWHVKCVQCCECKCNLTEKCFSREGKLYCKNDFFRCFGTKCAGCAQGISPSDLVRRARSKVFHLNCFTCMMCNKQLSTGEELYIIDENKFVCKEDYLNNSNTAKENSLHSATTGSDPSLSPDSQDPSQDDAKDSESANVSDKETGSNENDDQNLGAKRRGPRTTIKAKQLETLKAAFAATPKPTRHIREQLAQETGLNMRVIQVWFQNRRSKERRMKQLSALGARRHAFFRSPRRMRPLVDRLEPGELIPNGPFSFYGDYQSEYYGPGSNYDFFPQGPPSSQAQTPVDLPFVPSSGPSGTPLGAMDHPLPGHHPSSEAQRFTDIMSHPPGDSPSPEPNLPGSLHSMSAEVFGPSPPFSSISVNGGANYGNHLSHPPEMNEAAVW from the exons ATGGTTCACTGTGCAGGCTGCAAAAGGCCAATCTTGGACCGGTTTTTGTTGAATGTACTGGACAGGGCTTGGCATGTGAAGTGTGTTCAGTGCTGTGAATGTAAATGCAATT GTGTTTCGGGACCAAGTGCGCGGGCTGTGCCCAGGGCATCTCCCCCAGCGACCTGGTCCGCAGGGCGCGGAGCAAAGTGTTCCACTTGAACTGTTTTACGTGTATGATGTGTAACAAGCAACTCTCCACCGGCGAGGAGCTCTACATCATAGACGAAAACAAGTTTGTCTGCAAAGAAGATTACCTAAATAACAGCAATACTGCCAAAGAAAACAGCCTGCATTCAG CCACCACCGGCAGTGATCCCAGCCTGTCCCCCGACTCCCAAGACCCCTCCCAGGACGACGCCAAGGACTCGGAAAGCGCCAACGTGTCCGACAAGGAGACGGGCAGCAACGAAAACGACGACCAGAACCTGGGGGCCAAGCGGCGGGGACCCCGCACCACCATCAAAGCCAAACAGCTAGAGACTCTGAAAGCCGCCTTCGCGGCCACCCCCAAACCCACCCGGCACATCAGGGAGCAGCTGGCGCAGGAGACCGGCCTCAACATGCGGGTCATCCAG gtcTGGTTCCAGAACCGGCGCTCCAAGGAGCGGCGCATGAAGCAGCTGAGCGCGCTGGGCGCCCGCCGGCACGCCTTCTTCCGCAGCCCGCGCAGGATGCGGCCGCTGGTGGACCGGCTGGAGCCCGGGGAGCTCATCCCCAACGGGCCCTTCTCCTTCTACGGAG ATTATCAGAGCGAGTATTACGGCCCTGGAAGCAACTACGATTTCTTCCCGCAAGGACCTCCTTCATCTCAAGCTCAGACACCCGTGGATCTCCCTTTCGTGCCCTCCTCGGGGCCGTCAGGCACTCCCCTGGGGGCCATGGATCACCCCCTGCCCGGACATCACCCCTCCAGTGAGGCTCAGCGCTTCACTGACATCATGTCGCACCCCCCAGGAGACTCGCCCAGCCCCGAACCCAACCTGCCCGGGTCCTTGCACTCCATGTCCGCAGAAGTTTTTGGCCCCAGTCCTCCATTTTCTTCGATATCCGTCAACGGTGGTGCTAACTATGGCAATCACTTGTCACATCCACCAGAAATGAATGAAGCAGCTGTGTGGTAG